One window from the genome of Pseudoalteromonas sp. '520P1 No. 423' encodes:
- a CDS encoding GAF domain-containing protein, translating to MSKQAFYQTLAEQAKSLTEGEPNVIANMANLSALLFMSLEDINWAGFYLIDNPEQLVLGPFQGNPACIRIPVGKGVCGTAASLKETQLVADVHAFAGHIACDAESNSEIVVPIIKDGKIYAVLDIDSPSLSRFDEEDKAGLETLIRQFETQV from the coding sequence ATGAGTAAACAAGCTTTCTATCAGACTTTAGCTGAACAAGCAAAATCACTTACTGAAGGTGAGCCAAACGTTATAGCGAATATGGCAAATTTAAGTGCGTTGCTATTCATGTCTTTAGAAGATATTAACTGGGCTGGTTTTTATCTTATTGATAATCCAGAACAGTTAGTTTTAGGACCTTTTCAAGGTAATCCAGCTTGCATACGTATTCCTGTCGGTAAAGGGGTATGTGGCACTGCGGCATCTTTAAAAGAAACGCAATTAGTTGCTGATGTTCATGCCTTTGCTGGACATATCGCTTGTGATGCTGAATCTAACTCAGAAATAGTTGTTCCTATCATTAAAGATGGTAAAATATATGCTGTTTTAGATATTGATAGTCCATCGCTTTCACGTTTTGATGAAGAAGACAAAGCTGGCTTAGAAACACTAATACGTCAATTTGAGACTCAAGTGTAA
- the prc gene encoding carboxy terminal-processing peptidase — protein MSKCFNLIPLAAAFIAANAFAKVETITLEDLPVLKQESQHSTASKRVTNFFTRAHYKLIDLNDELSTKIFDRYLESLDFGKRIFLKSDIDSFEQYRFLVDNALSTGKLDFAFDIFNVSMKRRFDSYQYSISLLDKEMKFENEDEYKFDREEAKWATTQAELDEIWRQRVKYDALRLKMTGKEWPDIKEILTKRYSYTLKRLVQTNSEDAFQIAMNAFARSIEAHTSYLSPRRAEQFKMDMDLELEGIGAVLGYDEDYTVIRSLVPGGPADKSEKIKSNDRIIGVAQGKEDFVDVIGWRLDDVVELIKGPKGTLVRLQYLKGADTHGKPSIVDITRDKIRLEDRAAKSEVFKPSYSDLDTKIGVIDIPGFYNNLSGDVKKELAKLKEQNVDGIIIDLRQNGGGSLYEATQLSGLFFEQGPVVQIHNLNGRVEQQKDVDGVTYYDGPLTILVDRYSASASEIFAAAMQDYGRAVVIGEQTFGKGTVQQHRGLGRNYDLYENSLGSIQYTIAKFYRINGGSTQHKGVIPDISFPSAIDPAEWGESQEDNALPWDSIRNAKYISMADLKPAIKFLQKQHDDRIISEPEFNYVFEDIARYKKENDRKTISLVEKTRIEQRDKNEKLTLARVNKRLMRLNKKQVTSLEDLPDELTDMDPFLEETALITSDFIKFGRYVKK, from the coding sequence ATGAGTAAATGTTTTAATCTCATTCCTCTTGCAGCTGCATTTATTGCAGCAAATGCGTTCGCTAAAGTAGAAACGATAACACTAGAAGATTTGCCTGTTTTAAAACAAGAATCCCAACATAGTACCGCTAGCAAAAGGGTGACTAATTTCTTTACTCGCGCCCATTACAAGCTCATTGATTTAAATGATGAGCTTTCTACAAAAATATTTGACCGTTATTTAGAGTCGCTAGATTTCGGTAAACGTATTTTTTTGAAATCGGATATTGATAGTTTTGAACAATATCGATTTCTAGTCGATAACGCGTTAAGTACAGGTAAACTTGATTTTGCCTTTGACATTTTCAATGTCAGCATGAAACGCCGTTTTGATAGTTATCAATATTCTATTTCTTTATTAGATAAAGAAATGAAATTTGAGAACGAAGATGAATATAAGTTCGACCGAGAAGAGGCAAAATGGGCCACTACTCAGGCTGAACTCGATGAAATATGGCGTCAAAGAGTTAAATATGATGCTTTACGCCTTAAAATGACAGGTAAAGAATGGCCTGACATTAAAGAAATACTGACTAAACGTTATAGCTACACTTTAAAAAGGTTAGTTCAAACAAATAGTGAAGATGCCTTTCAAATCGCAATGAATGCATTTGCGCGAAGCATTGAAGCCCATACCTCATATTTATCACCTCGCCGTGCCGAACAGTTTAAAATGGACATGGATCTAGAGCTTGAAGGTATTGGTGCAGTACTTGGCTATGACGAAGATTACACTGTTATTCGCTCTCTCGTGCCTGGAGGCCCTGCTGATAAATCTGAAAAAATAAAGTCAAATGATCGCATTATTGGTGTTGCTCAAGGAAAAGAAGATTTTGTTGATGTGATCGGTTGGCGTTTAGATGATGTTGTAGAGTTAATTAAAGGGCCTAAAGGTACTCTTGTTCGCTTGCAGTACTTAAAAGGTGCTGATACGCATGGCAAGCCATCAATTGTAGATATTACTCGTGATAAAATTCGTTTAGAAGATCGCGCTGCTAAATCTGAAGTATTTAAACCGAGTTATTCAGACTTAGATACAAAAATTGGCGTTATTGATATTCCTGGTTTTTACAACAATTTATCTGGTGATGTTAAAAAAGAGTTAGCAAAATTAAAAGAGCAAAATGTCGATGGGATTATTATCGATTTAAGACAAAACGGTGGCGGTTCATTATATGAAGCAACACAATTGTCGGGTTTGTTTTTTGAACAAGGCCCAGTAGTTCAAATCCATAATTTAAATGGTCGTGTTGAACAACAAAAAGATGTTGATGGTGTCACTTATTATGATGGCCCTTTAACAATATTAGTTGATAGATATAGTGCTTCAGCTTCTGAGATATTTGCTGCGGCAATGCAAGACTATGGTCGCGCAGTTGTTATTGGTGAACAAACCTTTGGTAAGGGCACAGTTCAGCAGCATAGAGGTTTAGGCAGAAATTACGATTTATATGAGAACAGCTTAGGTAGTATCCAGTATACGATTGCAAAGTTTTATCGAATAAATGGTGGTAGTACCCAACATAAAGGTGTTATTCCTGATATTTCATTTCCTTCAGCGATAGACCCAGCTGAATGGGGTGAATCGCAAGAAGATAATGCTTTACCATGGGATAGCATTAGAAATGCAAAATATATTTCTATGGCTGATCTAAAACCGGCTATTAAGTTTTTACAAAAACAACATGATGACCGTATCATCTCAGAACCTGAATTTAATTATGTGTTTGAAGATATCGCGCGTTATAAAAAAGAAAATGATCGTAAAACGATTTCTTTAGTTGAAAAGACTCGTATTGAGCAAAGAGATAAAAATGAAAAACTTACTCTTGCTCGTGTTAACAAAAGATTAATGCGTTTAAATAAAAAACAAGTGACATCATTAGAAGACTTACCTGATGAGTTGACTGATATGGACCCATTCTTAGAAGAAACTGCATTAATTACTTCTGATTTTATTAAGTTTGGTCGTTATGTAAAAAAATAA
- the nhaC gene encoding Na+/H+ antiporter NhaC produces MKQIKQAHFFDALLPILILITLLGSSVYLFGDNSSYGPNQIALLFSSGIAILIGLKNGYKWADLESAMIKGITLSLGAILILFMVGALIGTWLLSGTVPTLIYYGLQLINPSWFYAASCILCGIVAMSIGSSWTTAATIGVALLGVAAGLGLNEAITAGAVISGAYFGDKLSPLSETTNLAPAVAGSDLFSHIHHMMWTTVPSFIIALIIFTFLGFNAGNVTDSARIDQINDILQSNFDISLIMLVPLVVLLTLALKKMPAFPAVAIGALLGAVWALIFQQDLITSQLAADKNAIIGTIKIVWSAFFDGFSVLTGDEKMDKLLSGGGMSSMLNTTWLIMMALMFGAVMEKVGLLEVFVRSILKIAKSTGSLIASTVATCIGTNMIAADQYMAIVMPGRMFKEEYQKRGLAPVNLSRTLEDGGTITSPLIPWNTCGAYMHSVLLVNPLDYAFYAFFNLINPVLSIIYAYLGIKT; encoded by the coding sequence GTGAAGCAAATCAAGCAAGCACATTTTTTTGATGCGTTACTACCAATTTTAATTTTAATCACATTACTCGGTTCGTCAGTTTATCTTTTTGGGGATAACTCATCTTATGGCCCCAACCAAATTGCATTATTATTTTCTTCAGGTATTGCGATACTCATTGGACTTAAAAATGGATACAAATGGGCTGATTTAGAAAGTGCGATGATTAAGGGTATTACATTGTCGCTAGGCGCTATCTTAATATTATTTATGGTCGGAGCCTTAATTGGAACTTGGTTATTGTCTGGCACTGTTCCAACATTAATTTATTATGGTCTTCAATTAATTAATCCTAGTTGGTTCTATGCTGCAAGTTGTATTCTATGTGGCATAGTTGCAATGAGTATTGGTAGTTCTTGGACAACAGCTGCAACCATTGGTGTTGCATTATTAGGGGTAGCTGCGGGTTTAGGACTTAATGAAGCAATTACTGCGGGTGCTGTTATTTCAGGCGCTTATTTCGGAGATAAACTATCCCCATTGTCAGAAACAACTAATTTAGCACCTGCTGTTGCAGGTTCTGATTTATTTTCTCATATACATCATATGATGTGGACTACAGTACCTAGCTTTATCATAGCGCTTATAATATTTACATTTTTAGGTTTTAATGCCGGAAATGTTACTGATAGTGCACGAATAGATCAAATAAATGACATTTTACAATCTAACTTTGATATTAGTTTGATTATGTTAGTCCCTTTAGTTGTTTTATTGACGTTAGCTTTAAAGAAGATGCCTGCTTTTCCTGCAGTTGCAATTGGTGCCCTATTAGGTGCTGTATGGGCGCTTATATTTCAACAAGACTTAATCACATCTCAGTTGGCTGCGGATAAAAATGCTATAATAGGTACTATTAAAATTGTTTGGAGCGCTTTCTTTGATGGTTTTAGCGTTTTAACAGGTGATGAAAAAATGGATAAGCTACTGAGCGGTGGTGGAATGTCCAGTATGTTAAATACAACATGGCTTATCATGATGGCGCTTATGTTTGGTGCTGTGATGGAAAAAGTAGGTTTATTAGAGGTTTTTGTACGCAGTATTTTAAAAATAGCTAAAAGCACAGGTTCTTTAATCGCTTCAACAGTCGCGACATGTATCGGTACAAATATGATTGCGGCGGACCAATATATGGCGATTGTTATGCCAGGTCGTATGTTTAAAGAAGAGTATCAAAAGCGTGGTTTAGCACCTGTTAACTTGTCTCGTACTTTAGAAGATGGCGGAACGATAACAAGTCCATTGATACCATGGAATACCTGTGGTGCATATATGCATTCAGTGTTATTAGTAAATCCATTAGATTATGCATTTTATGCTTTCTTTAATCTTATCAACCCAGTACTTTCTATTATTTATGCTTATTTAGGCATTAAAACCTAA
- the proQ gene encoding RNA chaperone ProQ: MSTTGNQEITDIKQEVTDIEQTKTEVVQENPDKLKDINAVLAFLYKEFSVCFKEKDGIKPLKVGIFKDIAQRIEGNDNVSKTQIRQALRKYTSHWRYLEAVSKVEFRIDLDGNDCEKVEQEHIDHAAKALEESRAKFAKRKKQQRPRTDAAKKSFKPGSRNKSADKGTKPVIAKPKNENAPRRSGKIVALTAEQIKLNAKVKVKLGQTLVNGTITEINKDDIHVVIVTGMLVKTKAESLYTI; this comes from the coding sequence ATGAGTACCACTGGCAATCAAGAAATTACAGATATCAAACAAGAAGTAACTGATATTGAACAAACTAAAACTGAAGTTGTGCAAGAAAACCCTGATAAGTTAAAAGATATCAATGCTGTTCTTGCCTTTTTATACAAAGAGTTTTCTGTTTGTTTTAAAGAAAAAGATGGTATAAAACCGCTTAAAGTAGGTATCTTCAAAGATATAGCTCAAAGAATTGAAGGTAATGATAACGTAAGCAAGACACAAATTCGTCAAGCATTGCGTAAATATACGTCGCATTGGCGCTACCTTGAAGCTGTGAGCAAAGTTGAATTCAGAATCGATCTTGATGGAAACGATTGTGAGAAAGTTGAACAAGAACATATTGATCATGCCGCTAAAGCATTAGAAGAAAGCCGTGCAAAGTTTGCTAAACGTAAAAAGCAACAACGTCCACGTACAGATGCTGCTAAAAAGTCCTTTAAGCCAGGTTCTAGAAATAAATCTGCTGATAAAGGAACTAAACCAGTAATTGCTAAGCCTAAGAATGAAAATGCGCCTCGTCGTTCTGGTAAAATAGTTGCATTAACTGCGGAACAAATTAAATTAAATGCTAAAGTTAAAGTAAAGCTAGGCCAGACATTAGTGAACGGAACAATCACTGAAATCAATAAAGATGATATTCATGTTGTAATTGTTACTGGAATGCTAGTTAAGACTAAGGCTGAAAGTCTATACACAATCTAA